One part of the Clostridia bacterium genome encodes these proteins:
- the queA gene encoding tRNA preQ1(34) S-adenosylmethionine ribosyltransferase-isomerase QueA, with amino-acid sequence MHISEFDYDLPSELIAQEPLGRRDASRLLVLERQTGKITQRQFADLLSYLKPGDLLVSNKTKVIPARLYGRREKTGALIEVLLLKQIKARHWEVLVRPGKKARPGTRIIFKAGLLEGKVIETTSFGGRIIEFNYEGVFLEILEYLGKPPLPPYIKKEIDSLERYQTVYAREPGSAAAPTAGLHFTLPLLQAIREQGIEWQEILLHVGLDTFRPVKETLIEKHRMHSEYFAISEAAAVKINQALQEKRRIIAVGTTTVRTLESAFQIGEIKAGEGWTNLFIYPGYEFKVISGLITNFHLPKSTLLMMVCAFAGRENVLRAYREAIKNRYRFFSFGDAMLII; translated from the coding sequence ATGCATATCTCAGAATTTGATTATGATTTACCATCAGAATTAATTGCTCAGGAACCTCTTGGGCGGCGTGATGCTTCACGCCTTTTAGTTTTGGAACGTCAAACAGGTAAAATCACTCAAAGGCAATTTGCGGATTTGTTAAGTTATTTAAAACCCGGTGATCTTTTGGTTAGTAATAAGACTAAAGTTATTCCGGCACGTTTATATGGTAGAAGAGAAAAGACAGGTGCTTTAATAGAAGTCTTATTATTAAAGCAAATTAAAGCAAGGCACTGGGAAGTTTTAGTTCGTCCCGGGAAAAAGGCTAGACCTGGTACGCGTATTATTTTTAAAGCTGGTTTATTGGAAGGAAAAGTTATTGAAACCACCTCTTTTGGTGGTAGAATAATTGAATTTAATTATGAAGGTGTCTTTTTGGAAATTTTAGAGTATTTAGGTAAACCGCCTTTACCTCCTTATATAAAAAAAGAAATAGATAGTTTAGAAAGATATCAGACTGTTTATGCCCGGGAACCGGGATCTGCCGCCGCACCCACGGCGGGTCTTCATTTTACTTTACCTTTATTACAAGCAATTCGTGAACAAGGAATAGAATGGCAGGAAATTTTATTACATGTAGGTCTAGATACTTTTCGTCCGGTAAAAGAAACCCTGATTGAAAAACACCGTATGCACTCCGAATATTTTGCTATTTCGGAAGCAGCAGCCGTAAAAATTAATCAGGCTTTGCAGGAAAAAAGAAGAATTATTGCTGTAGGCACAACTACTGTACGAACATTGGAAAGTGCTTTTCAAATTGGAGAAATAAAAGCAGGGGAAGGTTGGACTAATTTGTTTATTTATCCGGGTTATGAGTTTAAAGTGATTTCGGGATTAATTACTAATTTTCATTTGCCTAAATCAACATTATTAATGATGGTTTGTGCTTTTGCCGGCAGGGAAAATGTTTTACGTGCTTATCGGGAAGCAATCAAGAATAGGTACCGTTTTTTCAGTTTTGGGGATGCTATGTTAATTATTTAA